The proteins below are encoded in one region of Brachyspira intermedia PWS/A:
- the yedE gene encoding YedE family putative selenium transporter yields the protein MKKDIFTSSIGVIIAGAIIGAIAAWLSVMGNPANMGICIACFTRDLAGAVGLHRAAAVQYIRPELIGLVIGASVSAILSKEFVPKGGSSPIIRFCLGFFAMIGALVFLGCPWRTLLRVAGGDINGIFGLIGIIIGGGIGVFFWKQNFSLGQPKAYKNKLVGLLPLVVSIILLILLLKQTKFSEGGPIFFSESGPGSMRAPIIIALIASIVIGFIAQKSRFCTVGGLRDGIFMKDFHMTKGVIAFIVAAFIVNIITNRFSFSMENQPIAHTNILWNTVSMILTGLAFTLGTGCPGRQVIQSAEGNMDSFIFVIGMLVGAGFAHNFNLASSTSGPTTYGMGAVILGLVFCIIIGFTMKENTAN from the coding sequence ATGAAGAAAGACATTTTCACAAGCTCTATAGGAGTTATAATAGCCGGTGCTATTATAGGTGCTATAGCTGCTTGGCTCTCTGTAATGGGCAATCCTGCTAATATGGGTATATGTATTGCATGCTTTACCCGAGATTTAGCCGGAGCTGTCGGATTGCATAGAGCGGCTGCTGTACAATATATAAGACCTGAATTAATAGGGCTTGTTATAGGTGCATCAGTTTCGGCAATACTCTCTAAAGAATTCGTTCCTAAGGGAGGAAGCTCGCCTATTATAAGATTCTGTTTAGGCTTCTTTGCTATGATCGGTGCTTTAGTTTTCTTGGGCTGTCCTTGGAGAACTTTGCTTAGAGTAGCAGGAGGAGATATTAACGGAATATTCGGTTTAATAGGCATCATTATAGGCGGAGGAATTGGAGTTTTCTTCTGGAAACAAAATTTCTCTTTAGGTCAGCCAAAAGCTTATAAAAATAAGTTAGTAGGTTTATTGCCTCTAGTTGTATCAATAATACTTTTGATTTTATTATTGAAACAAACAAAATTTTCTGAAGGAGGTCCAATATTCTTTTCTGAATCCGGTCCGGGAAGTATGAGAGCCCCTATCATTATAGCTTTAATAGCTTCAATAGTTATAGGGTTCATAGCACAAAAATCAAGATTCTGTACTGTAGGCGGACTTAGAGATGGAATATTTATGAAAGATTTCCATATGACTAAAGGTGTTATAGCTTTTATAGTTGCTGCTTTTATAGTAAACATAATAACTAACAGATTTAGTTTTTCTATGGAAAATCAGCCAATAGCCCATACAAATATTTTATGGAATACTGTATCAATGATTCTTACAGGTTTAGCATTTACTTTAGGTACAGGATGCCCTGGAAGACAAGTGATACAATCTGCGGAAGGTAATATGGACAGTTTCATATTCGTTATAGGTATGTTAGTTGGTGCTGGATTTGCTCATAACTTTAATTTAGCAAGTTCAACTTCAGGCCCTACTACTTATGGAATGGGAGCTGTTATTTTAGGTTTGGTATTTTGTATAATAATTGGTTTTACAATGAAAGAAAATACCGCTAATTGA
- a CDS encoding sulfurtransferase TusA family protein: MPDTIKVDTRGMSCSQASFQAKCAAINNTELNTIIEVLVSGHSSCESVIRGCKKYGYEGTFKNIENEDILVTLTKVK; this comes from the coding sequence ATGCCGGATACTATAAAAGTAGATACTAGAGGAATGTCATGTTCTCAAGCCTCTTTTCAGGCCAAATGTGCCGCTATTAATAATACAGAATTAAATACTATTATAGAAGTTTTGGTAAGCGGACATTCAAGCTGTGAAAGTGTTATAAGAGGATGCAAAAAATACGGTTATGAAGGTACTTTCAAAAATATAGAAAATGAAGATATACTTGTAACCTTAACAAAAGTAAAGTGA
- the gatA gene encoding Asp-tRNA(Asn)/Glu-tRNA(Gln) amidotransferase subunit GatA, which yields MEEDNKRDDKIYAYLEIFKEEALEQAKKAQERINNGEDLPLLGVPLAIKDNLCYKDHLMTASSKMLEGYKAPYTAPTVQRLIDNGAIIIGRTNMDEFAMGGTTETSNYGVTRNPKNRAHVPGGSSGGSAAAVAANFAFGALGSDTGGSIRQPASFCGIVGVKPTYGRVPRLGCIAMASSLDQVGPLTKDVKDAALMTKIIAGFDPKESTTLNIPVPDYVAALDGNIKGMKIGLAKEYYDTDLISHDVKENVMDAIGKLKDQGAEIVEISLPNAKYGSRVYTAVMDVEVASNMGRYDGIRYGYHPKGDFNLDEYYYTSRSVGLAFETRARILFGTLMTGKRFFYSHYQHALKVRKLMQMDFDNAFKNVDVIVSPTSPVTAGLLGTRDQTDSALSFLADSYVSNINLVGLPAMSVPCGADKNNMPIGIQFITKQFNEVDMFRMAYAHELASK from the coding sequence ATAGAAGAAGACAATAAAAGAGATGATAAAATATACGCATATCTTGAAATTTTCAAAGAAGAAGCATTAGAACAGGCTAAAAAAGCTCAGGAAAGAATCAATAATGGTGAAGATTTGCCTTTGCTTGGTGTTCCTTTGGCTATCAAAGACAATTTATGTTATAAGGATCATTTAATGACAGCTTCTTCAAAAATGCTTGAAGGCTATAAAGCTCCTTATACTGCTCCAACAGTTCAGAGATTAATAGATAATGGTGCTATTATTATAGGCAGAACTAATATGGATGAGTTTGCTATGGGCGGTACTACAGAAACTTCTAACTATGGAGTTACTAGAAACCCTAAAAACAGAGCTCATGTTCCTGGTGGTTCTTCAGGCGGTTCTGCTGCTGCGGTTGCTGCTAATTTTGCTTTCGGTGCTTTAGGAAGTGATACAGGCGGTTCTATAAGACAGCCGGCTTCTTTCTGCGGTATAGTTGGTGTTAAGCCTACTTATGGAAGAGTTCCTAGATTAGGATGTATTGCTATGGCTAGCAGTTTAGACCAAGTTGGACCTTTGACTAAAGATGTTAAAGATGCTGCTTTGATGACAAAAATTATAGCTGGTTTCGATCCTAAAGAATCCACTACTTTAAATATACCGGTTCCTGATTATGTTGCTGCTTTAGATGGTAATATTAAAGGAATGAAAATAGGACTTGCTAAAGAGTATTATGACACAGATTTAATATCTCATGATGTTAAAGAAAATGTTATGGATGCTATAGGTAAATTAAAAGATCAAGGTGCTGAAATTGTTGAGATTAGCTTACCTAATGCAAAATATGGTTCAAGAGTTTATACAGCAGTTATGGATGTTGAAGTAGCTTCTAATATGGGAAGATATGACGGTATAAGATACGGATATCACCCTAAAGGCGATTTCAATCTAGATGAATATTACTATACTTCAAGAAGTGTAGGACTTGCTTTTGAAACTAGAGCTAGAATATTATTCGGTACTTTAATGACTGGTAAAAGATTCTTCTACAGCCATTATCAGCATGCATTAAAAGTAAGAAAGTTAATGCAAATGGATTTTGATAATGCATTCAAAAATGTTGATGTTATTGTTTCTCCTACTTCTCCTGTAACTGCAGGACTTTTAGGTACAAGAGATCAAACTGACAGTGCTTTAAGTTTCTTGGCTGATAGTTATGTTTCTAATATTAACTTGGTAGGTCTTCCTGCTATGAGCGTACCTTGCGGAGCAGATAAAAACAATATGCCTATAGGTATTCAATTCATTACTAAACAATTTAATGAAGTTGATATGTTTAGAATGGCTTATGCTCATGAATTAGCTAGTAAATAA
- the rpsF gene encoding 30S ribosomal protein S6 — MREYEILFVTEINDAVHQTAKDHVKTILQNYHAEIFNEADYGIHNLSYPIRKVNQGKFYYYHFRCDGNSLASIEKELRYELSILRFIIVRLDEIIQKNKKENNKENVNNEEASKEA, encoded by the coding sequence ATGAGAGAATATGAAATATTATTCGTAACAGAAATCAATGACGCTGTGCATCAAACTGCAAAAGATCATGTAAAAACTATTCTTCAAAACTATCATGCTGAAATATTTAATGAAGCTGATTATGGTATTCATAATTTAAGCTACCCTATCCGTAAAGTAAATCAGGGTAAATTCTATTATTATCATTTTAGATGCGACGGCAATAGTTTAGCTAGCATTGAAAAAGAATTACGTTATGAACTTAGCATATTAAGATTTATAATAGTGCGTTTAGATGAAATAATTCAGAAAAACAAAAAAGAAAATAATAAAGAAAATGTTAATAATGAGGAAGCTTCTAAAGAGGCTTAA
- a CDS encoding single-stranded DNA-binding protein translates to MATDFNSVTLIGRLTADPVSKYLPSGSAVVEFSIANNYYVSSKNTTEVNYFDVVAFGKMAETVSKYLTKGKQVAIMGTLRQERWQDKDTNAARSKVRIIMQSMQMLGASSGNVAAGMDTAYSPSVSAGNVDLGSFEDDDEVPF, encoded by the coding sequence ATGGCAACAGATTTTAACAGCGTAACTTTAATAGGAAGACTTACAGCAGACCCTGTATCTAAATATTTACCTAGCGGAAGTGCTGTTGTAGAGTTTTCTATAGCAAATAACTACTATGTAAGCAGCAAAAACACTACTGAAGTTAATTATTTTGATGTAGTGGCTTTTGGAAAAATGGCGGAAACTGTAAGCAAATATCTTACAAAAGGTAAGCAAGTTGCTATAATGGGTACTTTAAGACAGGAAAGATGGCAGGATAAAGATACTAATGCAGCTAGATCTAAAGTGAGAATCATCATGCAATCTATGCAGATGCTTGGTGCTTCTTCCGGAAATGTTGCTGCTGGTATGGATACAGCATATTCACCTTCTGTTTCTGCTGGAAATGTTGATTTAGGCAGCTTTGAAGATGATGATGAAGTGCCATTTTGA
- the rpsR gene encoding 30S ribosomal protein S18, with amino-acid sequence MDLENTENVENNNNEEEIKAKGEKKPHFNKELNEKDGRKKFFKKKVCYFCKNNIDVLDYKDIKLLKRYVKDSGKIIPKRLNGTCSKHQRLVTKAIKRARNIALLPYETRY; translated from the coding sequence ATGGATTTAGAAAATACAGAAAATGTAGAAAATAATAATAATGAAGAAGAAATAAAAGCTAAAGGCGAAAAAAAGCCTCATTTCAATAAAGAATTAAATGAAAAAGACGGAAGAAAAAAATTCTTTAAGAAAAAAGTTTGCTACTTCTGCAAAAACAATATTGATGTTTTAGACTATAAAGATATTAAATTATTAAAAAGATACGTTAAAGACAGCGGTAAAATTATACCTAAACGCTTAAACGGTACTTGCTCTAAACATCAGAGATTAGTTACTAAAGCTATTAAAAGAGCTAGAAATATAGCACTTTTACCTTATGAAACTAGATATTAA
- a CDS encoding protein-disulfide reductase DsbD family protein, with protein MNIRLLRYIIITIFITAYISLAQNNNLLNLNQFDSLNKNPEINFNLETNDNKLIVKAIIPNNYYAYLDSKIANKILFFADNKEINTTYPKGKKYHDDTIIKGEQEFILNDIDINKINFIKTTYQLCSAKDNVCLQPQSKIIYGEEIDIANTNITDEKPENASSIENYIKGSNNIFITLILIFAAGLASVLLPCTYPLLSITVSILGTTTDEKNNKKSSVLASLLFALGVITTYTLLGAVVSVAGFAFHKTILFGSIGYNPIVLTILVLLFLYFTFSMAGFYEIKAPSFLQSAKTNAYSKKNQSIFHKYIMGLLAGIVATPCAAPIIAVILEIGFLNPVFATLYMAVYALGFASVLFILGTFASILTKMPKAGTWMVYVKYIFTFLMMIISFYYANILFGVLGFNKISYILASATILVFAVLVYIIKNKSAMLSALEIKIFVSVVIISIALGCTYGFIKQKNEVSNHITYSEALELSKQNNKPILIDFSAVWCANCYELKEKVFVNEELKKFIDDNLIFTEVDVDKYKNISDEYNVKWLPWIIVIDSDKKILYTKNSFSSFDDKMALSIKEELEKIINK; from the coding sequence ATGAATATAAGACTATTAAGATATATAATAATTACTATTTTTATTACAGCATATATTTCACTTGCTCAAAATAATAATTTGCTTAATTTAAACCAGTTTGATTCATTAAATAAAAATCCTGAAATTAATTTTAATTTAGAAACTAATGATAATAAATTAATAGTAAAAGCAATCATACCAAATAATTATTATGCATATTTAGATTCAAAAATAGCAAATAAAATATTATTCTTTGCAGACAATAAAGAAATAAATACAACTTATCCAAAAGGCAAAAAATATCATGATGATACTATAATAAAAGGCGAACAAGAGTTTATATTAAATGATATTGATATAAATAAAATCAACTTTATAAAAACAACCTATCAATTATGCTCAGCAAAAGATAATGTATGCTTACAGCCTCAAAGTAAAATAATATACGGTGAAGAAATTGATATAGCAAATACTAATATAACAGATGAAAAACCAGAGAATGCAAGCTCTATAGAAAACTATATAAAAGGAAGCAATAATATATTTATAACATTGATTTTAATATTTGCAGCAGGACTTGCATCTGTGCTTTTGCCTTGTACCTATCCCCTACTATCAATTACAGTGTCTATTTTAGGAACCACAACAGACGAAAAAAACAATAAAAAATCAAGCGTATTAGCTTCGCTTTTATTTGCATTGGGTGTAATCACAACTTATACACTTTTAGGTGCTGTAGTTTCTGTGGCTGGATTTGCTTTTCATAAAACTATTCTATTTGGAAGTATTGGATATAATCCTATTGTTTTAACCATATTAGTATTATTATTTTTATACTTCACATTTTCAATGGCTGGATTTTATGAAATTAAAGCTCCTAGTTTCTTACAGTCTGCAAAAACAAATGCATACAGCAAAAAAAATCAATCAATATTCCATAAATATATAATGGGACTTCTTGCAGGAATAGTTGCCACTCCTTGTGCTGCTCCTATAATAGCGGTTATATTGGAAATAGGTTTTCTTAATCCTGTGTTCGCTACTCTATACATGGCTGTTTATGCTTTGGGTTTCGCTTCTGTATTATTCATTCTTGGTACATTCGCTTCAATACTCACAAAAATGCCTAAGGCTGGAACTTGGATGGTATATGTTAAATATATTTTCACTTTCCTAATGATGATAATAAGTTTCTATTATGCTAATATACTTTTCGGAGTTTTAGGATTTAATAAAATAAGTTATATACTTGCTTCAGCTACGATATTAGTATTTGCTGTTTTAGTTTACATAATAAAAAACAAATCTGCTATGTTAAGTGCATTAGAAATAAAAATATTCGTTTCTGTAGTTATTATATCAATAGCATTAGGCTGTACTTACGGATTCATAAAACAAAAAAATGAAGTTTCAAATCATATAACATACAGTGAAGCATTAGAGCTTTCAAAACAAAACAACAAACCGATACTAATAGATTTCTCTGCTGTTTGGTGTGCGAATTGTTATGAGCTTAAAGAGAAAGTATTCGTAAATGAAGAACTAAAAAAATTCATAGATGATAATTTGATTTTCACTGAAGTTGATGTTGATAAATACAAAAATATTTCTGATGAGTATAATGTTAAATGGCTTCCTTGGATAATAGTAATTGACAGCGACAAGAAGATATTATACACAAAGAATTCATTTTCAAGTTTCGATGACAAAATGGCTTTGAGTATAAAAGAAGAGTTAGAGAAAATAATTAATAAATAA
- a CDS encoding P-loop NTPase fold protein — protein MSDNIPKPKFISDKPVDENFFEGNNSFTLIKNSIVNIIKGNQLDNKVIALSGKWGSGKNTIINMIKKEEKKDIKVIEFDTLSLYNEHIKKSFLINLANELGIKETCQELEKSKLEELISGTVKKTTKKTGNKLYTSTKLIILVIFIYIVHMPIYKIVSYFGDMLNIFHHSYYKMYNLIISVLVSILILFSFSRSRKDGESDKKNKENKKEENDKNNKCKLIDNIINVIFPFINSSLKTEEISNEETETGDITSLDFKKYYHHIVEQYYRKETHCNSIAIVIDNFDRIETEKIKNILYDLYLFISTNNELDKNIFFIFLIDKEILFNYINGQRNIDTVMNINSKFNDQMNTENISSVNSQFFEKIFTLIIDIPNISHINWGTFFENKLKEAFNNIVITDNTIKSIINLYNVFSFGNIIPRDIIYFINKVVLNYLMIKEGNLFSNEEIFKASIITSFFVIFIDEKNILLST, from the coding sequence ATGAGTGATAATATTCCTAAACCTAAATTTATATCAGATAAACCTGTAGATGAAAATTTTTTTGAAGGTAATAATTCTTTTACTTTAATAAAAAATAGTATAGTTAATATTATAAAAGGAAATCAATTAGACAATAAAGTAATTGCGTTATCTGGAAAGTGGGGTTCTGGTAAAAATACAATTATTAATATGATTAAAAAAGAAGAAAAAAAAGATATAAAGGTCATAGAATTTGACACTTTATCTTTATATAATGAGCATATTAAAAAGAGTTTTTTGATAAATTTGGCTAATGAATTAGGAATAAAAGAAACTTGTCAGGAATTGGAAAAATCAAAGTTAGAAGAATTAATTTCTGGAACAGTAAAAAAGACTACGAAAAAAACAGGAAATAAATTATATACATCAACAAAGTTAATAATATTAGTTATATTTATTTATATTGTACATATGCCTATTTATAAAATAGTTTCATATTTTGGTGATATGTTAAATATATTTCATCATTCATATTATAAAATGTATAATCTTATAATATCAGTATTAGTTTCAATACTTATATTATTCTCTTTTAGTAGAAGCAGAAAAGATGGTGAGAGCGATAAAAAGAATAAAGAGAATAAAAAAGAAGAAAATGATAAAAATAATAAATGTAAACTAATTGACAATATAATTAATGTTATTTTTCCTTTTATTAATTCTTCTTTAAAAACAGAAGAAATTTCAAATGAAGAAACAGAAACAGGCGATATAACAAGTTTAGATTTTAAAAAATATTATCACCATATAGTCGAGCAATATTATAGAAAGGAAACTCATTGTAATAGTATAGCAATAGTTATAGATAATTTCGATAGAATAGAAACAGAGAAAATAAAAAATATATTATATGATTTATATTTATTTATATCTACAAATAATGAATTAGATAAAAATATATTTTTTATATTTTTGATAGATAAAGAGATACTTTTTAATTATATTAATGGGCAGAGAAACATTGATACTGTTATGAATATTAATTCTAAATTTAATGATCAAATGAATACGGAAAATATTTCAAGTGTAAATTCTCAATTTTTTGAAAAAATATTTACTCTTATAATAGATATCCCTAATATATCCCATATTAATTGGGGAACATTTTTTGAAAATAAATTAAAAGAAGCATTTAATAATATTGTTATAACTGATAATACTATAAAAAGTATAATTAATTTATATAATGTATTTAGTTTTGGAAATATAATTCCAAGAGATATCATTTATTTTATTAATAAGGTTGTTTTAAATTATTTAATGATTAAAGAAGGAAATTTATTCTCAAATGAAGAAATTTTTAAAGCTTCAATTATTACATCTTTTTTTGTTATTTTTATAGATGAAAAAAATATTTTACTAAGTACATAG
- the rpiB gene encoding ribose 5-phosphate isomerase B, which translates to MKIAIGCDHSAVELKKEIIKYLEELGHNVTDFGTHTTESVDYPIYGKKVADAIVSKECECGVLICGTGIGISLSANKVKGIRAAVCSEPYSAKLSKQHNNSNIIAFGARVVGVDLAKMIVKEWLDAEFEGGRHARRVDLLTKIENGEEI; encoded by the coding sequence ATGAAAATTGCTATAGGTTGTGATCATTCGGCTGTTGAGTTGAAAAAAGAGATAATAAAATATTTAGAAGAATTAGGACATAATGTTACTGATTTTGGAACGCATACCACAGAAAGTGTTGATTATCCAATATATGGAAAAAAAGTTGCTGATGCTATTGTAAGCAAAGAATGTGAATGCGGTGTTTTGATATGCGGAACTGGTATAGGTATTTCACTTTCTGCTAATAAAGTTAAAGGCATAAGGGCAGCGGTTTGCAGTGAGCCTTATTCTGCTAAACTTTCCAAACAGCATAATAATTCTAATATAATAGCTTTCGGTGCTAGGGTAGTAGGTGTTGATTTAGCTAAGATGATAGTAAAAGAATGGCTTGATGCTGAGTTTGAAGGCGGAAGACATGCCAGAAGAGTTGACTTGCTTACAAAAATAGAGAATGGTGAGGAAATTTAA
- a CDS encoding acyl-[acyl-carrier-protein] thioesterase produces the protein MYEMKTIVGTSQIDKDGLLKTSSIFDLMQDCSFFQLDSEEDLTKYFNENNVSMFLVSRQVDIYKLPKYSDKVIVRTYVYECNEAYGYRNTVIYDENYNELAICYAIGGFVDLSNGNLIRVPSSFIENFKFDEKQEMNYLPRKIKVDNNLLKEVDRFKVKKYFIDDNNHVNNARYIDMAIDYVDDYYKRIRIEYRVPAALGDTIVVKKAVIDDKVLLKFDSEDNKTYAILEFSYSL, from the coding sequence ATGTATGAAATGAAAACAATTGTAGGAACAAGTCAGATTGATAAAGACGGACTTTTGAAAACATCATCAATATTTGATCTTATGCAGGACTGTTCTTTTTTTCAATTAGATTCAGAAGAAGATCTTACAAAATATTTTAATGAAAACAATGTGAGTATGTTTTTGGTGTCTAGGCAAGTTGATATATACAAACTTCCAAAATATAGCGATAAAGTTATAGTACGTACTTATGTTTATGAATGTAATGAGGCTTATGGTTATAGAAATACTGTTATATACGATGAAAATTATAATGAGCTTGCTATTTGCTATGCTATAGGCGGATTTGTAGATTTATCTAATGGTAATTTGATTAGAGTGCCTTCATCATTTATAGAAAATTTCAAATTTGATGAGAAGCAGGAAATGAATTATTTACCTAGAAAAATAAAAGTTGATAATAATTTATTAAAAGAAGTTGATAGATTCAAAGTAAAAAAATATTTTATAGATGATAATAATCATGTTAATAATGCCAGATATATTGATATGGCAATAGATTATGTTGATGATTATTATAAAAGAATAAGAATAGAATACAGAGTGCCTGCTGCTTTAGGCGATACTATTGTTGTAAAGAAAGCTGTAATTGATGATAAAGTTTTATTAAAGTTTGACAGTGAAGATAATAAAACTTATGCTATATTAGAGTTTTCTTATAGTCTATAA
- the pgeF gene encoding peptidoglycan editing factor PgeF produces the protein MNNIFYPSKNDNKKIYIAILSKGNINAHDITLECRENAEKDFFKYINFDINKAIFMHQVHKDNIIKIDESNIHLFGSREKLVKDTDALITNLKNIPLIVQTADCAPIILYCDESKSMAAIHSGWRGTVQNITSKTIDLMKKEYNANPSKMYAYIGPYIAQKDYEVGDEVAIHFKNKAMIDDKWYIDNGLEIKDQMIECGILENNIEISSINTYDDICYSYRRDGVQVGRMLTLGVIL, from the coding sequence ATGAATAATATTTTTTATCCATCTAAAAATGATAATAAAAAAATATATATAGCTATATTGTCTAAAGGAAATATTAATGCTCATGATATAACTTTAGAATGTAGAGAAAACGCTGAAAAAGATTTTTTTAAATATATTAATTTTGATATAAACAAAGCTATCTTTATGCATCAAGTTCATAAGGACAATATAATTAAAATAGATGAATCTAACATTCATTTATTTGGAAGCCGAGAAAAATTAGTTAAAGATACTGATGCTTTGATAACGAATCTTAAAAACATTCCTTTAATAGTTCAAACAGCTGATTGTGCACCTATAATACTTTATTGCGATGAAAGTAAGTCTATGGCGGCAATACATTCTGGTTGGAGAGGAACTGTTCAGAATATTACCTCAAAAACTATAGATTTAATGAAAAAAGAATATAATGCCAATCCTTCAAAAATGTATGCTTATATAGGACCTTATATAGCTCAAAAAGATTATGAAGTTGGTGATGAAGTGGCTATTCATTTCAAAAATAAAGCTATGATTGATGATAAATGGTATATTGATAATGGTTTAGAGATTAAAGACCAGATGATTGAATGCGGTATCTTAGAAAATAATATTGAGATTTCTAGTATAAATACTTATGATGATATTTGTTATTCTTATAGACGTGATGGTGTTCAGGTAGGAAGAATGCTTACTCTTGGAGTTATTTTATAA
- the leuB gene encoding 3-isopropylmalate dehydrogenase produces MEKNIVVIEGDGVGPEVVGKAVDILKRIEEKYSHKFNLEYVDMGGASIDKYGVPLTDENLEKCIKSDSVLLGSVGGPKWDNVAPENRPERGLLKLRKGMGLYANIRPTKILKSLEYASPLKETICKDVIDFIMVRELTGGVYFGEHKFEVVDGVKQATDLMLYTETEIKRIGKVAFELARSLKRPLTSVDKANVLHTSKLWREVMNNLAKEYSDVKYNDMYVDNAAMQIASNPSQFGIIVTENMFGDILSDEASVISGSIGMAPSASLSDGTVGMYEPIHGSAPDIAGKDLVNPIGTILSLAMMFRYSFKMENEAEDIEKAVYKAIDDGYRTTDIMPKHNMMTYLYKQVKCSEMGDIILSNI; encoded by the coding sequence ATGGAAAAGAATATTGTTGTTATTGAAGGTGACGGTGTAGGTCCTGAAGTTGTAGGAAAAGCCGTAGATATTCTAAAGAGGATAGAAGAGAAATATTCTCATAAATTTAATTTGGAATATGTTGATATGGGAGGTGCTTCTATAGATAAATACGGGGTTCCTCTAACAGATGAAAATTTAGAGAAATGTATTAAGTCCGATTCAGTACTGCTTGGATCTGTAGGAGGACCTAAATGGGATAATGTTGCTCCTGAAAACAGACCTGAAAGAGGATTATTAAAACTTCGTAAGGGAATGGGATTATATGCTAATATAAGACCTACTAAAATATTAAAGTCTTTAGAATATGCATCTCCTTTGAAAGAAACTATCTGTAAAGATGTTATTGATTTTATTATGGTGAGAGAACTTACTGGAGGAGTATATTTCGGAGAGCATAAATTTGAAGTAGTTGATGGTGTTAAACAGGCTACTGATCTTATGCTTTATACAGAAACAGAAATTAAAAGAATAGGAAAAGTTGCTTTTGAATTAGCTAGGAGTCTTAAAAGACCTTTAACTTCTGTTGATAAAGCTAATGTACTTCATACTTCTAAATTATGGCGCGAGGTTATGAATAATTTAGCCAAAGAGTACAGCGATGTTAAATATAATGACATGTATGTTGATAATGCAGCTATGCAGATAGCTTCAAATCCTTCACAATTTGGAATTATAGTAACAGAGAATATGTTTGGGGATATACTTTCGGATGAGGCTAGCGTTATAAGCGGTTCTATTGGTATGGCGCCTTCTGCTAGTCTTTCTGATGGAACAGTTGGTATGTATGAGCCTATTCATGGTTCAGCTCCTGATATAGCTGGTAAAGATTTAGTTAATCCTATAGGAACAATACTTTCTCTTGCTATGATGTTTAGATACTCTTTTAAAATGGAAAATGAGGCTGAAGATATAGAAAAGGCTGTTTATAAGGCTATAGATGATGGTTATAGAACTACAGATATAATGCCTAAGCATAATATGATGACTTATTTATACAAGCAAGTTAAATGTTCTGAGATGGGCGATATAATACTATCCAATATATAA
- the leuD gene encoding 3-isopropylmalate dehydratase small subunit: protein MKAKGFVHKYGDNVDTDVIIPARYLNTANHKELAAHCMEDIDKDFVSKVKTGDIMVGGDNFGCGSSREHAPIAIKESGISCVIASSFARIFYRNSINIGLAILECDEASKKINAGDEVEVDFDNGIIKNITKNESYKAEPFPEFIKNIINSNGLLNSIKNSKG, encoded by the coding sequence ATGAAAGCTAAAGGTTTCGTTCATAAATATGGTGATAATGTTGATACAGATGTTATTATTCCAGCAAGATATTTAAATACTGCAAATCATAAAGAGTTAGCAGCACATTGTATGGAAGATATTGATAAAGATTTTGTAAGCAAGGTTAAAACTGGTGATATTATGGTTGGAGGGGATAATTTCGGATGTGGTTCGTCAAGAGAGCATGCTCCTATAGCTATTAAAGAATCTGGTATATCTTGTGTTATAGCATCATCTTTTGCTAGAATATTTTATAGAAATTCTATTAATATAGGACTTGCTATATTAGAATGCGATGAGGCAAGCAAGAAAATAAATGCCGGAGATGAAGTTGAAGTTGATTTTGATAATGGTATAATAAAAAATATTACTAAAAATGAAAGCTATAAAGCAGAGCCTTTTCCTGAGTTTATAAAAAATATTATTAATTCTAATGGGCTTTTAAATTCTATAAAAAATTCTAAGGGGTAA